Genomic window (Pseudomonas sp. MM211):
ACCCCCATGATTTGCTGTGGGGCTTTGCTGTCGCACAGTTGCCACTGGACGCTCCGGCCTGGGTACGTGGCGCCTTGGGGCGCCACGCTCCGGTGGTGGTGCGCCGTGCCTTGGCCGAGCCAGGCTGGGTGGCCGTAGGCGTTCGCGGCAGAACCCGGGAAGAGCGTTTCGCTACCTGGATGCGCCTTGGCGACGTGCGCCGACGCGTCAGCCCTGAAGGCGTCGCGCGTACCGGTCGTTGGATGCGCCATGCCAACGGCGCCTGGCCGGCACTGCGTGCGTTGGCCTGGCTCGCGCCACAGCTCGACCGTACCGGCCTACGCTGGGGCGTGACCGGAAGCCTTGGCTTCGAACTGGCCAGCGGGCTGTCCGCCGCCCACCCGGCCAGCGACCTGGATCTGCTGATACGCGCCACCCAGCCAGTATCCCGTGCGGGGGCCGAACAACTTTGCAGGCTGATCGACCGGGCCCCGGGCAGCATCGACGTGCAGCTGGAAACCCCTTACGGTGCGCTGGCCTTGCGTGAGTGGGCCAGTGGCGCGGCAAGGGTTCTGCTCAAGAGCAATGCCGGGCCGCTGTTGGTCAGTGATCCCTGGGCTGCAGAGCGATCCGTGGCAT
Coding sequences:
- a CDS encoding malonate decarboxylase holo-ACP synthase, translating into MINEASMVPNPHDLLWGFAVAQLPLDAPAWVRGALGRHAPVVVRRALAEPGWVAVGVRGRTREERFATWMRLGDVRRRVSPEGVARTGRWMRHANGAWPALRALAWLAPQLDRTGLRWGVTGSLGFELASGLSAAHPASDLDLLIRATQPVSRAGAEQLCRLIDRAPGSIDVQLETPYGALALREWASGAARVLLKSNAGPLLVSDPWAAERSVA